A window from Exiguobacterium marinum DSM 16307 encodes these proteins:
- a CDS encoding ABC transporter ATP-binding protein, producing MEPIIQVNGLKKLFGNEEALHDVTFTVGKGEVFGFLGPSGSGKTTTIKILTSQLAQTAGDATVFGVPVADLKQEQYRKRIGVLTDNSGLYTRLSIEENLSLYCDLYDEPKTRIDEVLNMVNLSGERKKRIDKLSRGMLQRVTLARALLHEPELLFLDEPTSALDPVNSRHIYKGIERLKANGTTIFLTTHDMQEAEELCDRVAFLHQGSIQLLDAPNVLRRKYATGSMLVELNNGQAHEVTQTDEGADWLHKQMRAKNIASIHSNEPTLGDIFIEVTGRKLS from the coding sequence ATGGAACCAATCATTCAAGTGAACGGGTTGAAGAAATTGTTCGGAAACGAGGAAGCGTTACATGATGTGACGTTTACAGTTGGAAAAGGAGAAGTGTTCGGCTTCTTGGGACCGAGTGGTTCAGGAAAGACGACGACGATTAAAATTTTGACGTCACAGCTCGCACAGACGGCTGGCGATGCCACTGTCTTCGGTGTACCGGTCGCTGACTTAAAACAAGAACAGTACCGCAAGCGCATCGGCGTGTTGACGGACAATAGTGGTCTCTATACACGACTTTCTATAGAAGAGAACCTGAGCTTATATTGTGACCTCTATGATGAACCGAAGACTCGGATCGATGAGGTATTGAACATGGTCAACCTCAGCGGGGAACGGAAAAAGCGCATCGACAAACTCTCTAGAGGGATGTTGCAACGGGTGACGCTCGCACGCGCCCTTCTTCATGAGCCGGAACTCCTGTTTCTGGATGAACCGACATCGGCTCTCGATCCGGTCAACTCTCGACATATCTATAAAGGGATTGAGAGGTTGAAGGCTAACGGGACGACCATCTTTTTAACGACACACGATATGCAGGAAGCCGAAGAGCTGTGTGACCGTGTCGCTTTCTTACATCAAGGGTCGATTCAACTGCTCGATGCACCGAACGTATTGCGCAGGAAATATGCGACGGGATCGATGCTTGTCGAATTGAACAACGGTCAGGCGCATGAAGTGACGCAAACCGACGAAGGCGCGGACTGGCTTCATAAACAGATGCGTGCAAAAAATATTGCGTCGATCCACTCCAACGAGCCGACACTCGGCGACATCTTTATCGAAGTGACAGGGAGGAAATTATCATGA
- a CDS encoding ABC transporter permease, which translates to MTFSMKRAHAIFQKDYKDLSRNLFVSSTLIMPLFFAVFYSRIGDGGVDITYFVINITFSLVAIFVQCALIAEEKEKNTLRGLMLSPASTLDILLGKSALTFVTTMILIVASSFFMDYAPQNLAVIALALIVSTFFYIGIGTMFGLMTKTVMEASLIVMLPFFFFSFSPMLLPLQDRFAIIGVLEYLPNVLLIDVAHQVEDGAKFGAVGLELGLLTAWALAAFAGSVVMYNRKQTD; encoded by the coding sequence ATGACTTTTTCAATGAAACGCGCACACGCCATTTTCCAGAAAGACTATAAGGATTTGTCTCGAAACTTGTTCGTCTCATCGACCTTGATCATGCCACTCTTCTTCGCCGTCTTCTATTCGCGAATCGGTGATGGTGGCGTCGATATCACGTACTTCGTCATCAACATCACGTTCAGTCTCGTCGCCATCTTCGTACAGTGCGCGTTGATTGCCGAAGAGAAAGAGAAGAACACGCTCCGCGGGCTCATGCTGTCCCCGGCGAGCACGCTCGACATCTTGCTCGGAAAGAGCGCTCTCACATTCGTGACGACGATGATCCTCATCGTAGCCTCGTCATTTTTTATGGATTATGCCCCGCAAAATCTGGCTGTGATTGCCCTCGCGCTCATCGTCTCGACATTCTTTTATATCGGGATTGGAACGATGTTCGGCTTGATGACGAAGACGGTCATGGAAGCTTCACTGATTGTCATGTTGCCGTTCTTTTTCTTCTCGTTCTCACCGATGTTGTTGCCACTACAAGACCGTTTCGCCATCATCGGAGTGCTCGAGTATTTACCGAACGTGCTCTTGATTGATGTGGCCCACCAAGTGGAAGACGGTGCGAAATTCGGTGCAGTCGGGCTAGAGCTTGGGTTGCTCACTGCGTGGGCGCTTGCCGCATTCGCCGGTAGCGTTGTGATGTATAACCGAAAACAGACGGACTGA
- a CDS encoding VOC family protein, with protein sequence MNRGIDHIGMTVPSIEEATTFLKDAFDAEICYDVQRPEDEPMEGKEAEQQLDLPDGQQIIHMRLLQIKSGPSIELFQVARVNETEPTGISSYGLHHFAIYVDDMQEAAQRFERAGGQLLSKPHPLAGVEDNGNNQGVYGKAPWGSLIELIAYPDGIDYPASSEQERWTPAEHK encoded by the coding sequence ATGAACAGAGGAATTGATCACATCGGCATGACGGTGCCTTCTATTGAGGAGGCAACTACTTTTTTGAAGGACGCGTTCGACGCTGAGATTTGTTATGACGTGCAACGTCCAGAAGACGAACCGATGGAAGGGAAAGAGGCGGAGCAGCAACTGGACTTACCAGACGGACAACAAATCATCCATATGCGACTGCTTCAAATCAAATCAGGACCGTCTATCGAATTGTTTCAAGTCGCGCGAGTAAATGAAACCGAACCGACAGGAATCTCATCGTACGGTTTACATCATTTCGCGATTTATGTGGATGATATGCAAGAGGCAGCTCAGCGCTTTGAACGTGCGGGTGGACAGTTGTTGTCGAAACCCCACCCGTTAGCCGGCGTCGAAGATAACGGGAATAACCAAGGTGTATATGGGAAGGCACCATGGGGATCGCTCATCGAGCTGATTGCCTATCCGGATGGAATTGATTACCCTGCGTCGAGTGAACAGGAGCGTTGGACACCGGCGGAACATAAATGA
- a CDS encoding Gfo/Idh/MocA family protein: MKQWGIIGPGTIATEFAQALAQSDGIAYGVWGRDVEKAEQFAQKYSVKKVYQTLDEMLSSPDIDIVYVATPHHLHYSMMEQAIAHGKHVLCEKAITLNSEELENIQRLADDQGVVVLEAMTIYHMPLFEELRRRVQAGAIGRVNMIHVTFGSYKEDDPSNRFFNPELAGGAMLDIGTYALSFARNFLDEEVVEVLTTMKPYKTGVDEQSSTILRTGSNQMVNITLAMRTKLPKQGVVAGEDGYITVNSFPRATEATITYTKDGSVETVQLGETEQALRYEIDAVHRVISGEADETRLYSRDVMTWMDRIRQQWKGTHHEQRN, encoded by the coding sequence ATGAAGCAATGGGGAATCATTGGACCAGGTACGATTGCGACAGAATTCGCTCAAGCACTCGCGCAATCAGATGGTATTGCCTACGGAGTGTGGGGACGAGATGTAGAAAAAGCCGAACAATTTGCGCAAAAATATAGTGTAAAAAAGGTCTATCAAACGTTAGATGAGATGTTATCTTCACCTGACATCGACATCGTCTATGTGGCGACGCCTCATCATCTTCACTATTCGATGATGGAACAAGCCATCGCACATGGAAAGCATGTCCTTTGCGAAAAAGCCATCACACTAAACAGTGAAGAGCTCGAGAACATTCAACGTCTGGCTGATGATCAAGGGGTAGTTGTGCTCGAAGCGATGACGATTTATCATATGCCGCTATTTGAAGAGTTGAGACGGCGTGTTCAGGCAGGTGCAATCGGACGAGTCAATATGATTCATGTGACGTTTGGCAGTTATAAAGAAGATGATCCGTCCAACCGTTTCTTCAATCCGGAATTGGCTGGGGGTGCGATGCTCGATATCGGGACGTACGCCTTATCGTTCGCTCGAAATTTCTTGGACGAAGAAGTAGTGGAAGTGTTGACGACGATGAAACCATATAAGACCGGGGTCGATGAACAATCAAGTACCATCCTTCGAACAGGCTCAAATCAAATGGTGAACATTACCCTTGCGATGCGTACAAAGTTACCGAAGCAAGGAGTAGTCGCTGGAGAAGACGGGTACATTACCGTCAATTCGTTTCCTCGTGCAACGGAGGCGACCATCACGTACACGAAAGATGGCTCGGTTGAGACCGTTCAGCTTGGGGAGACGGAGCAGGCATTACGCTATGAAATTGACGCGGTGCATCGTGTCATTTCTGGTGAAGCTGACGAGACGCGACTTTATTCACGGGATGTGATGACGTGGATGGATCGGATCCGTCAACAATGGAAGGGGACTCATCATGAACAGAGGAATTGA
- the rpiA gene encoding ribose 5-phosphate isomerase A, translating to MDVKEKCAEAALPWIESGMTIGLGGGSTIQHLINRIHANQLDVTIVTPSFVTRRACLEKGIRVVETGDVSMIDLAFDGCDQVDARHHALKSGGGIHTEEKLIATMAKRYVLLVDDSKFVERLTFDHPIVLEVLPQAFTYVSEKVRELPWVISLQVRQSLNSDGALVTVNGNRLLDVVVHPSEDPIEVNHQLSQVRGVVDTSLFTDVVTHVIVASHHDHRDTVVYSTETGEGK from the coding sequence ATGGATGTAAAAGAGAAGTGTGCGGAAGCCGCGCTCCCTTGGATTGAATCAGGGATGACAATCGGTCTTGGGGGTGGCAGTACGATTCAACACCTCATCAATAGGATTCATGCGAATCAACTGGACGTAACTATCGTGACACCTTCATTTGTGACACGACGCGCTTGTTTGGAAAAAGGAATTCGGGTTGTCGAGACAGGGGATGTCTCGATGATCGACCTTGCCTTTGACGGTTGTGACCAAGTCGATGCTCGACACCACGCCTTAAAAAGCGGAGGTGGGATTCATACAGAAGAAAAACTCATCGCGACGATGGCGAAGCGATATGTATTACTAGTAGATGACTCTAAATTTGTTGAACGATTGACGTTTGATCATCCAATTGTCTTAGAAGTTCTTCCACAAGCATTCACCTATGTGAGCGAGAAAGTCCGAGAACTCCCATGGGTAATATCTCTACAAGTTCGTCAAAGTTTGAACAGTGACGGGGCCTTGGTGACCGTGAACGGAAACCGATTACTCGATGTGGTCGTCCACCCGTCTGAAGATCCAATTGAGGTGAACCACCAGTTATCTCAAGTACGTGGCGTGGTTGATACGTCCTTGTTCACAGATGTCGTCACGCACGTCATTGTTGCATCGCATCACGATCATCGCGATACAGTCGTCTATTCAACAGAAACGGGGGAAGGGAAATGA
- a CDS encoding sugar-binding transcriptional regulator produces the protein MSEELKRLYEVAHLYYEQNQTQHEIAETLDVNRATISRMLKRIRELGIVKFQIDYDRFQSIDVAVQLKERFGLKHVILVPEKSEQREETLQRMGEACATYVESVVTDNDVIGFSWGTALASVVEALKPKEVYSSIQCVPLIGGPDGKLESRFHANTLAYDASRKWRGRSKLIDVPAILPDAAIKQALTQSTHAQEVVELWGRMNIALFGIGSAQLNQESNWLAFYGQTFTEEMNDLQIVGDICSNFYNQNGELMTTSLSDRTVHIEHQQLAKVPLKIGVAYGSEKVDAIRVAAEHQLLDVIVTTDRTAQKLLQGE, from the coding sequence ATGTCAGAAGAATTGAAAAGGCTTTATGAAGTAGCGCACTTGTATTACGAACAGAATCAAACACAACACGAGATTGCGGAGACGCTCGATGTCAATCGGGCAACCATCAGCCGCATGTTAAAACGCATTCGGGAATTAGGGATTGTGAAATTTCAAATCGATTATGATCGCTTTCAATCAATTGACGTGGCAGTCCAACTGAAAGAGCGGTTTGGTCTAAAACATGTCATCCTTGTACCCGAAAAATCAGAACAACGTGAAGAAACGTTACAGCGTATGGGGGAAGCGTGCGCAACATATGTCGAGTCGGTGGTGACCGACAACGATGTGATTGGATTTTCTTGGGGGACAGCACTCGCTTCCGTCGTGGAAGCACTCAAACCGAAAGAAGTGTATTCAAGTATCCAATGTGTGCCACTCATCGGTGGACCGGACGGAAAACTCGAAAGTCGTTTCCATGCGAACACGTTAGCGTATGACGCCTCACGAAAATGGCGTGGACGTTCGAAACTAATCGATGTTCCTGCAATTTTACCGGATGCCGCCATCAAACAAGCATTGACGCAATCAACACATGCTCAAGAAGTCGTGGAGCTGTGGGGGCGGATGAACATCGCCCTCTTTGGAATCGGTTCGGCCCAACTGAACCAGGAATCCAACTGGTTGGCTTTCTATGGCCAAACGTTTACCGAAGAAATGAACGACCTACAAATTGTGGGAGATATTTGTTCGAATTTTTATAATCAAAACGGGGAACTCATGACGACGTCCTTATCAGACAGGACGGTCCATATCGAGCATCAACAACTCGCAAAGGTCCCACTTAAAATCGGGGTAGCCTATGGAAGTGAGAAAGTAGATGCGATTCGAGTCGCCGCTGAGCATCAGTTACTTGATGTCATCGTGACAACCGATCGCACGGCCCAAAAACTGTTACAGGGAGAATGA
- a CDS encoding Piwi domain-containing protein, with amino-acid sequence MNQCYLTEWRALTTATEVTLHLYTVPLKDPSSRNTQGGKLIFHLNKLNNFQPMVFFDQYIASFEEIKQWGDETFLQYEARPISPSRNVERTLLERLLKKQLERLAHPSYMMNRGKFRSKQAHPKSTSGLLIYPALDLNVNVSETAEIVFGFDLTHQFEYRENLLQQIKRDPKSVSAGMRVIDSTHPKSYEYEFVEVAPYRANEVSPIMKCSIIDYFAKKDPKRVIAPDALVVHVKDRNNQILIYLPEQLKQSCSFETIPARHLGAVSRIIKLSPDARMSKLMPEALALIGRLPMLQFERQDVRAARLGYSIQTLPSPRLRFGKGRTTSYAKTGLKQSGVYETGEATVSFFVDPKLRDHQKLQVLEFINKLKTTSERFGVTLNVSHKPKGLSQKLPSDLLQTEDVLYQLKSIPQHFEGVVVVIAEEASLQHSYQAIKRQFGGKQDVVTQCVELHDRVLNSEDTLYNILLGIYVKAGLQPWILGEPLHSDCFVGLDVSHENGKHAAGIIQIIGKDGAMIKQKALSTSEAGEKISSETMREIVYDTLHAFEEQYGHAPKHITFHRDGFGREDLTLIDSILSPREIQFDYVEILKNVNRRMAIHEKGWKTSQGLSYTKERMGYLLSTNPHVRVGMAKPLKVVQQTSTLPFEAILTDVYRLSFMHVHSLLKTRLPITTHYADLSSTFHNRGLLNANTEHEEALPFV; translated from the coding sequence ATGAACCAATGTTATTTAACAGAATGGCGAGCGTTAACGACAGCAACGGAAGTGACACTCCATCTCTATACCGTACCGCTCAAAGATCCATCATCACGAAATACGCAGGGTGGGAAGTTGATTTTTCACTTGAATAAATTGAACAATTTTCAACCGATGGTGTTTTTCGATCAATACATTGCTTCATTTGAGGAAATCAAACAATGGGGAGACGAGACGTTTCTTCAATATGAAGCGCGTCCGATCAGTCCATCACGGAATGTCGAGCGAACATTACTTGAACGTCTGTTGAAAAAACAGTTGGAGCGATTGGCTCATCCGAGTTACATGATGAACCGTGGAAAGTTCCGCTCGAAACAGGCGCATCCAAAGTCTACAAGTGGGCTTCTCATTTATCCGGCATTAGATCTCAATGTGAATGTATCTGAGACGGCTGAAATTGTATTCGGATTCGATTTGACTCATCAATTTGAATACCGTGAAAACTTATTGCAGCAGATTAAGCGTGATCCGAAATCCGTATCTGCAGGGATGCGCGTCATCGATTCGACTCACCCGAAATCGTATGAGTACGAATTTGTAGAGGTCGCACCATACCGAGCGAATGAAGTGAGCCCGATTATGAAGTGTTCGATCATTGATTATTTCGCAAAGAAAGACCCGAAACGAGTCATAGCACCAGACGCTCTCGTCGTACACGTCAAAGATCGAAACAATCAGATCCTTATCTACTTACCTGAGCAACTGAAACAGAGTTGTTCCTTTGAGACGATTCCAGCTAGACATCTCGGTGCAGTCAGTCGCATCATCAAATTGTCACCTGACGCACGCATGTCGAAACTTATGCCGGAAGCGCTCGCGTTAATTGGTCGTCTCCCAATGCTTCAGTTTGAGCGACAAGATGTACGAGCAGCTCGTCTTGGTTACTCAATTCAAACGTTGCCTTCGCCACGTCTCCGATTCGGTAAAGGGAGGACCACGAGTTATGCAAAAACTGGCTTAAAGCAAAGTGGTGTATATGAAACAGGAGAGGCGACCGTCAGTTTCTTTGTCGACCCGAAATTACGAGATCATCAAAAACTGCAAGTCCTAGAGTTTATCAATAAACTAAAAACTACCTCTGAGCGCTTTGGGGTGACCCTCAATGTCTCGCATAAACCAAAAGGATTGAGCCAGAAACTACCTTCTGATTTGTTGCAGACAGAAGATGTTCTATACCAACTGAAGAGTATCCCTCAACACTTTGAGGGTGTCGTCGTTGTCATTGCCGAGGAAGCATCGCTCCAACATTCATATCAAGCCATCAAAAGGCAATTTGGCGGGAAACAGGATGTGGTGACGCAATGCGTCGAGTTACATGACCGTGTATTGAATTCTGAGGACACGCTATACAACATTCTACTGGGTATTTACGTGAAGGCAGGTCTACAACCTTGGATTCTTGGTGAGCCACTCCATTCGGATTGTTTTGTCGGATTAGACGTAAGTCATGAGAATGGTAAACATGCAGCAGGCATCATTCAAATCATTGGGAAAGACGGGGCGATGATCAAGCAGAAAGCACTCTCGACAAGTGAAGCGGGGGAGAAAATCAGTTCTGAGACGATGCGGGAAATTGTCTATGATACATTACATGCATTTGAAGAACAGTACGGACATGCGCCGAAGCATATCACGTTCCATCGAGATGGATTTGGGCGTGAAGATTTGACTCTTATTGATTCAATTCTATCTCCGCGTGAGATTCAATTCGACTATGTGGAAATTTTGAAAAATGTGAATCGACGGATGGCGATTCATGAAAAAGGGTGGAAAACTTCACAGGGACTCAGCTATACAAAAGAGCGCATGGGTTATCTCCTCTCGACGAATCCTCATGTGCGTGTCGGAATGGCTAAGCCTCTCAAAGTGGTTCAACAGACGAGCACATTGCCGTTTGAAGCTATTTTGACGGACGTCTATCGCTTATCGTTTATGCACGTCCACTCGCTATTGAAAACAAGACTGCCAATCACAACGCATTATGCAGATTTAAGTTCGACGTTCCATAATCGCGGCTTACTCAATGCAAATACAGAACATGAAGAGGCATTGCCGTTTGTATAA
- a CDS encoding ABC transporter permease, with product MIAEEKEKNMLRGLMLSSASTLDILFGKSALTFVTTLVLIAACAFIMGYSPANLFVVSLALIVSTFFYIGIGTILGLMTKTVMEASLIVMPAFFFFSFSPMWSVYEERFAIIGLLEYLPNIVLIDLAHQIEAGAGLASTWVELVILLA from the coding sequence TTGATTGCCGAAGAGAAAGAGAAGAACATGCTCCGTGGGTTGATGTTGTCGTCGGCGAGCACGCTTGACATCTTGTTCGGGAAGAGTGCACTCACGTTCGTAACGACACTCGTTTTGATTGCAGCGTGCGCCTTCATCATGGGATACAGTCCGGCGAACCTGTTTGTTGTCTCACTCGCTTTAATCGTCTCGACGTTCTTTTATATCGGGATTGGGACGATTCTCGGATTGATGACGAAGACGGTCATGGAAGCTTCGCTCATCGTCATGCCGGCGTTTTTCTTCTTCTCGTTTTCTCCAATGTGGTCGGTGTACGAGGAACGGTTCGCCATCATCGGTTTGCTCGAGTACTTGCCGAACATCGTCTTAATCGACCTTGCTCATCAAATCGAGGCGGGAGCTGGACTCGCCTCTACATGGGTGGAGCTCGTTATTCTGTTGGCCTAG
- a CDS encoding ATP-binding protein, which translates to MKYPNIIVFDMHGEYSSLTKGENRIAEGYKIAGAGDLDIAENQLIYLPFWLLNREEILSTVLDRSDNNAPNQSSRFTSHLKDLKLASILKQNDEEVMKSFTVDSPIPYSINELIDLLRQDDIQMKPGASKPVKGDWNGKLTRFISRLETKVEDKRYSFLYNPKEECNEYGWLNTFIAKMLSINSSGKGIKIIDFSEVPSDILPVVTGTLARIFYDVQFWMDSTERTPFTLLCDEAHLYLPVKDNADSVQKQALFNFERIAKEGRKYGVSLFVVSQRPSDVSKTILSQCNNFIILRLTNERDQGVIKNLIPDSLKGVTDCLPILDVGEALVLGDSILLPNRIKLAEPILKPNSNTIDFWKAWNKLEPQAEELNKAIRNMRAQSRVDV; encoded by the coding sequence TTGAAATATCCAAACATAATTGTTTTTGACATGCATGGAGAATATTCTTCACTTACAAAAGGAGAGAATAGAATTGCAGAAGGCTACAAAATTGCAGGTGCGGGAGATTTAGATATTGCTGAAAATCAACTGATATATTTGCCTTTTTGGTTACTCAATAGAGAAGAAATTCTTTCCACTGTACTAGATAGAAGTGACAACAATGCTCCAAACCAATCTTCTAGATTTACATCGCATTTAAAAGACTTGAAATTGGCTAGTATACTTAAGCAAAATGACGAAGAGGTAATGAAGTCCTTTACAGTAGATTCTCCTATTCCATACTCGATAAATGAGCTGATTGATCTTCTCCGTCAAGATGATATTCAAATGAAACCGGGGGCTAGTAAACCGGTTAAAGGTGATTGGAATGGTAAACTTACGCGATTCATATCACGTTTAGAAACTAAGGTAGAGGATAAAAGATATTCATTTTTATACAATCCTAAAGAAGAGTGTAATGAGTATGGTTGGTTGAACACTTTTATTGCAAAAATGCTGTCAATTAATTCAAGTGGCAAGGGTATAAAAATTATCGATTTTTCTGAAGTGCCTTCTGATATATTACCTGTAGTGACAGGCACGCTTGCTAGAATATTTTATGATGTACAGTTTTGGATGGACAGCACTGAAAGAACTCCGTTTACATTACTGTGCGATGAAGCCCATCTATACCTACCTGTAAAAGATAATGCTGACTCAGTTCAAAAACAAGCACTATTTAATTTTGAAAGAATAGCAAAGGAAGGACGCAAATACGGTGTTTCTCTTTTTGTCGTAAGTCAAAGACCATCTGACGTCAGCAAAACAATTTTGAGTCAATGTAATAACTTCATTATTTTACGCCTTACAAATGAACGTGATCAAGGTGTCATAAAAAATTTAATTCCAGACTCTTTAAAAGGAGTAACAGATTGCTTACCAATTTTAGATGTAGGTGAGGCATTAGTCCTAGGAGACTCAATTTTATTGCCTAACCGAATTAAATTAGCCGAACCTATTTTAAAACCGAATAGCAATACTATCGATTTTTGGAAAGCTTGGAATAAGCTAGAGCCTCAAGCCGAAGAATTAAATAAAGCGATTAGAAACATGAGAGCGCAGTCACGAGTAGATGTGTGA
- a CDS encoding helicase HerA domain-containing protein, giving the protein MVTKVFNFTDDVLIGKVMSVDTSNVIISVDNSQIMSRLSIGHIIAVRGNYEHELLICLVEKVTRSQLDIMTTEDEDEDEDVELNTNDLIKASLIGTFKSVDGTKRNIFKRGVDLFPSIDSECFLVNGDNLQRFMNNLGDKVKDNQKLKIGHFANDTNSEAILDGDKLFQRHVSVLGSTGSGKSWCVATILEKLAN; this is encoded by the coding sequence ATGGTAACTAAAGTATTTAATTTTACAGATGATGTATTGATAGGGAAAGTGATGAGTGTGGATACATCTAATGTAATTATAAGTGTTGATAATTCTCAAATTATGAGCAGGTTGAGCATAGGGCACATAATTGCAGTAAGAGGTAATTATGAACATGAATTGTTAATATGTTTAGTTGAAAAAGTCACACGTTCACAACTAGATATAATGACTACAGAAGACGAAGACGAAGATGAGGATGTAGAACTTAATACAAACGATTTAATTAAAGCAAGTTTAATTGGAACATTTAAAAGTGTGGATGGGACTAAGCGAAATATTTTTAAAAGAGGTGTCGATCTCTTTCCAAGCATAGACAGTGAATGTTTTTTAGTTAATGGAGATAATTTACAAAGATTTATGAATAATTTAGGTGATAAGGTTAAAGATAATCAAAAACTAAAAATTGGACATTTTGCAAATGATACTAATTCAGAGGCTATTTTAGATGGGGATAAACTTTTCCAAAGGCATGTCAGCGTTTTAGGTAGTACGGGTTCTGGTAAAAGCTGGTGCGTGGCTACTATTCTTGAAAAGCTAGCGAATTGA
- a CDS encoding SIR2 family protein, translated as MEEAEKDNLFRDIQSYFGADTVLVIGSGLSCAEGLPGMWKLAEKLVEKVPEQLNDQNNKQWLKIKEDLTHQDGSVKEHANLEATLLKYPPDLEVETIIRKVTADYIKREEQKVIEKVIKGEQELRFSTLIKKFNITDAGLKIVCTNYDRLLEIACEVENIPIDNLFYGKYIARLDSKKSRMSFCEKIDNTRKPPKMIFNKKVSIYKPHGCLNWYLYKGNPINSTFDLELERLIITPGVNKFRNGYETPFDTHRDKANNVIDRASKFLIVGYGFNDEHLETHLKQRIREGTPTLILTKFLSESSQSLIKDKENVIACYHYQESDSKIGTEIIYKNNIYRIHDLDLWDIKTMTEVVF; from the coding sequence ATGGAGGAAGCCGAAAAGGATAATTTGTTTAGGGATATACAGTCATATTTTGGCGCTGATACAGTTTTGGTAATTGGATCAGGATTGTCATGTGCAGAAGGTTTACCTGGCATGTGGAAACTAGCAGAAAAGTTAGTTGAAAAAGTACCTGAACAACTGAATGATCAAAATAATAAACAATGGCTTAAAATTAAGGAAGATTTAACCCACCAAGATGGTAGTGTCAAGGAACATGCCAATTTAGAAGCAACATTATTAAAATATCCGCCTGATTTAGAAGTAGAGACGATAATTAGAAAAGTGACTGCAGATTACATAAAAAGAGAAGAACAAAAAGTAATTGAAAAAGTGATTAAAGGTGAACAGGAATTACGTTTTTCTACACTAATAAAAAAATTTAATATTACAGATGCAGGATTAAAAATAGTATGCACAAATTACGATAGATTACTTGAAATTGCTTGCGAAGTAGAAAATATCCCCATTGACAATTTATTTTATGGAAAATATATTGCACGTTTAGATTCTAAAAAAAGCAGAATGAGTTTTTGCGAAAAAATTGATAATACAAGAAAACCTCCTAAAATGATTTTTAACAAAAAGGTTTCCATTTATAAGCCGCATGGTTGTTTAAATTGGTATCTTTACAAAGGAAACCCAATAAACTCAACCTTTGATCTTGAATTAGAACGGCTAATTATAACACCCGGAGTAAACAAATTTAGAAATGGCTATGAAACACCTTTTGATACCCATAGAGACAAAGCCAATAATGTTATTGATAGAGCTTCGAAATTTTTAATAGTAGGATATGGCTTTAATGACGAACATTTAGAGACACACTTAAAACAGAGAATACGCGAAGGAACTCCAACACTAATTCTTACAAAGTTTTTAAGTGAAAGCAGTCAATCCCTTATCAAGGATAAAGAGAATGTGATTGCATGTTATCACTATCAGGAGTCCGATTCTAAGATTGGAACTGAGATTATATATAAAAACAATATCTATAGAATACACGATCTAGACTTATGGGATATCAAAACTATGACAGAGGTGGTATTTTAA